From the genome of Geminicoccaceae bacterium:
ACCAATGGACAGAAATCTTGCGATGACAACACTGGCTGTCCGGCAATGTACAATGGATGTGGCGCTTCAGGGCACGGCCATGAGAGCCGCCGCGGCAACACGTCCATCGCCGATCAGCAGATTGTAGGTCCGACAGGCTGCCGGAGTGGCCATGATGTCGACGGCCATGCCGATCTTGCGCAATTCCGCCGCAAGCCCCGCGGCGGATGGATCGAACCGCTCACCCGTACCGATAATGAGAATTTCCACGGGAGGAGTCAGTCGGGCGAGTTCCTGCATCCGCCCGACCTCAAGGGCACCATCCCATGCCGTCACCGCTTCGCGATGGATCAGGATGGAACCGTCATGACGCGCCGCCTCCACGCGGAAACCGCCATCGCCATAGCTGGCGATGGTGAGCCATTCGTTGGTAAGAACACGCCGCGCTTCCATGAGTTAGTTCCCCGGAATTGCCCGTTCGCGTTGCCGTGGCGGTCGAATCAGGGTGCCTGTTCGGCTTCGGCCTTGTTCCGGCCGATCGACCGCAGGTCGAGATGGATGAGGATGGGAGCAGCAATGTACACCGTGGAGTAGGTACCGACCAGAACTCCCCAGATCATCGCGAAGGTGAAACCCTTGACCACTTCGCCACCGAAGAAAAACAGCGCCAGCAGGGCGATGAGGGTGGTCAGTGACGTCATGCAGGTTCGAGCCAGCGTTTCATTGATCGACAGGTCGATAAGTTCACTGATCGGCATCGATTTGAAACGACGCAGGTTTTCGCGAATGCGGTCGAAGATGACAACGGTATCGTTGAGTGAATAGCCGACGATGGTGAGCACGGCGGCGACAGTCGTCAGGTTCACTTCGAGGCCGGTGACGGCAAACATGCCGATCGTGAGCGCAATGTCGTGGATCAGGGCGGCAATTGCTCCGACACCGTACTGCCACTCGAAACGGAACCATATGTAGATCAGCACCGCCACCAGGGACAGGCCGATGGCGAGCATCCCGTCCTGCAGCAGTTCCTCGCTGACCTTGGGGCCGACGAATTCGGTTCGGCGGAAGGTGACGTCTTCCCCTGAGAGTTCGTTCAGCGCGTTCTTGACGGTTTCAACGGCCTGTTGCTGTGCGTCCTCGCCACCTTCCTGGCGCTGGATGCGAATGAGGACATCGTCGGCAGCACCAAATTCCTGCAAGGCGACCTGCCCCAGGCCGAGGCCATTCAACTCCGCTCGCAGGGTGCCCAGATCGGCGGGGCCGGGTGTCTTGACCTCGACGAGGATACCTCCCTCGAAATCGATGCCGTAATTGAGGCCGGGATAGAATGCCAGCACAGCCGAAAGGACAATCCCCACCACGGACATGACCATGCAGAGCATCTGCCAGCGCATGAATTTGAAAGTCGGCTTTTCGGGAAACAGGCGAAGTCGCATGAGCTTGGCCTCAGATTGGAAGGGCGGCGGGGCGCGCGCGCTGGAACCACATCATCATGAGCAGGCGTGTCACCATGATGGCTGTAAACATCGAGGTGACGATACCCACCGTCAGTGTCACGGCAAAGCCCTTCACGGGGCCGGAACCGAACTGGAAGAGCAGCACGGCTGCGATCAGCGTGGTGACATTGGCGTCGACAATCGTGCGCATCGCCTCGCTGAAACCCGTGCCGATCGCCGCGAGCGGGGTCCTGCCGCGACCCACCTCATCACGTATGCGCTCGAAGATCAGGACGTTGGCGTCAACCGCCATG
Proteins encoded in this window:
- a CDS encoding Mth938-like domain-containing protein — protein: MEARRVLTNEWLTIASYGDGGFRVEAARHDGSILIHREAVTAWDGALEVGRMQELARLTPPVEILIIGTGERFDPSAAGLAAELRKIGMAVDIMATPAACRTYNLLIGDGRVAAAALMAVP
- the secF gene encoding protein translocase subunit SecF, which translates into the protein MRLRLFPEKPTFKFMRWQMLCMVMSVVGIVLSAVLAFYPGLNYGIDFEGGILVEVKTPGPADLGTLRAELNGLGLGQVALQEFGAADDVLIRIQRQEGGEDAQQQAVETVKNALNELSGEDVTFRRTEFVGPKVSEELLQDGMLAIGLSLVAVLIYIWFRFEWQYGVGAIAALIHDIALTIGMFAVTGLEVNLTTVAAVLTIVGYSLNDTVVIFDRIRENLRRFKSMPISELIDLSINETLARTCMTSLTTLIALLALFFFGGEVVKGFTFAMIWGVLVGTYSTVYIAAPILIHLDLRSIGRNKAEAEQAP